From a region of the Colias croceus chromosome 30, ilColCroc2.1 genome:
- the LOC123704631 gene encoding cytoplasmic FMR1-interacting protein isoform X1 — translation MSVSEKVSLSDALSNVDVLDELTLPDEQPCIEAAPCSILYQANFDTNFEDRNGFVTGIAKYIEEATIHANLNELLEEGNAHAVMLYTWRCCSRAIPQPRSNEQPDRVHIYERTVQVLAPEVDKLLQFMYFQRKAIERFCGEVRRLCHAEKRRDFVSEAYLLTLGKFVNMFAVLDELKNMKSSVKNDYSTYRRAAQFLKVMSDSQSLQESQNLSMFLATQNKIRDTVKDALEKINGYEDLLADVVNICVHMYETKMYLTPSEKHMLVKVMGFGLFLMDSDACNINRLDQKKKIKLDRIDRIFKNLEVVPLFGDMQIAPFNYIKRSKHYDPSKWPLSSSPNPPSPQADLMVHLPQIREEHQNYISELARYSNEVTTTFKEAGSDTENRAVADLCLRGLQLLSSWCSVLTELCSWKLLHPTDHATNPRCPPDAEEYERATRYNYSSEEKFATIEVIAMIKGLQVLVARMETVFADAARRAIYAELQDFVQLMLREPLRKAIKNKKDLIRSIIVSVRETCGDWARGCEPQQDPALRGKKDADASFTIKVPRRNVGPSTTQLYMVRTQLEALISDKSGGRRTLRKDLDAAVLQQIETFHRQSFYWTYLLNLADSLSKCCDLSQLWYREFYLEMTMGRKVNKCTVRHQHNEECNDLITMEKRIQFPIEMSMPWILTDHILRSKEPAMMEYVLYPLDLYNDSAQYALTVFKKQFLYDEVEAEVNLCFDQFVYKLSELVYSHYKQLAASMLLDKRYRAECAARGASTGCGAGRYASLLRQRHVALLGRHVDLCALVAQRINADMHRALDAAVAKFEAGDITGVVELEGLIAVNRLCHKLLSRYLTLDEFDAILRESDHGVLAPYGRITLHVFWELNYDFLPNYCYNAATDRFVKCRGIQFAPGVQREKPQQYGHAMLWGSKQLSLAYSAQYAQYNGFVGAQHLHALVRLLGYQGVAVVVGELLGVARGLLHGTLAQFTRALHAAMPRHCKLPRYDYGSNGVLGYYHAQLTDIVQYPDARTELFHAFRELGNIILFCMLIEQALSQEEVTDLLHAAPFQNILPRPYTAEGEKPETKQKRLEAKYAALQIVQNVEKYGTAKQSQLSREGDLLTRERLCCGLSLFSVVLRRLRACLSAPQWPAPPAPHHAPLHTDDTSEFHRLWSALQFLYCIPVGDTQFTVEELFGEGLHWAGCTIIALLGQQRRFEALDFCYHILRVQRVDGKDELVKGIPLKRMVDRIRRFQVLNSQIFSVLARHLAAADDERAGVEHVRCFPPPSTNAA, via the exons TTACTTTGCCTG ATGAGCAGCCCTGCATCGAAGCTGCACCTTGCTCCATCCTCTATCAAGCAAACTTTGACACAAATTTCGAAGATCGTAATGGCTTTGTCACTGGCATCGCTAAGTATATTGAGGAGGCTACTATACATGCCAACTTG AACGAACTCCTCGAAGAAGGCAACGCACATGCCGTCATGCTGTACACATGGCGTTGTTGCAGTCGAGCGATACCACAACCGCGTTCGAATGAACAACCAGACAGAGTTCATATATATGAGAGGACGGTGCAAGTGTTGGCCCCGGAGGTCGATAAACTACTGCAGTTTATGTATTTTcag cgTAAAGCGATAGAAAGATTCTGCGGCGAAGTCCGTAGGTTGTGTCACGCAGAGAAACGAAGAGATTTCGTATCGGAAGCGTATCTATTAACGCTTGGCAAGTTTGTGAACATGTTCGCTGTTTTGGacgaattgaaaaatatgaaaagctcggttaaaaatgattattcTACATATAGACG AGCGGCACAATTTCTAAAAGTGATGTCCGACAGTCAAAGTTTGCAAGAATCGCAGAATCTGTCTATGTTCCTCGCTACCCAGAATAAAATTAGGGACACAGTTAAGGACGCCCTTGAAAAGATTAACG GTTATGAAGATCTTTTGGCTGACGTTGTGAATATATGCGTGCATATGTATGAAACTAAAATGTATCTGACGCCGTCTGAAAAACATATGCTTGTAAAg GTAATGGGCTTCGGTCTATTTCTAATGGACTCAGATGCTTGCAATATCAACAGATTGGATCAAAAGAAAAAGATTAAGTTGGACAGGATTGATAGAATTTTTAAG aacCTCGAAGTGGTACCGCTTTTTGGAGATATGCAAATAGCACCCTTCAATTATATCAAGAGATCGAAACATTATGATCCAAGCAA GTGGCCGCTATCATCAAGCCCGAACCCACCGTCTCCGCAAGCCGACCTGATGGTCCACCTGCCTCAAATACGTGAAGAACACCAGAATTATATATCCGAATTGGCCAGATATAGCAACGAG GTGACAACAACATTCAAAGAAGCGGGTTCGGACACGGAAAACCGTGCAGTCGCCGATCTGTGCTTACGCGGCTTACAACTCCTCTCATCTTGGTGTTCAGTACTAACTGAACTGTGTTCTTGGAAGTTGTTGCATCCCACAGACCACGCTACCAACCCGAGGTGTCCGCCTGACGCTGAGGAGTATGAGAGG GCGACTCGCTACAACTACAGTTCTGAAGAGAAATTTGCCACAATCGAAGTGATAGCCATGATAAAAGGGTTACAAGTGTTAGTGGCTCGAATGGAGACAGTTTTCGCTGACGCAGCAAGAAGGGCTATATATGCGGAGTTGCAGGATTTCGTGCAATTAATGTTAAGGGAGCCGTTGAGAAAGGCTATTAAGAACAAGAAGGATTTGATAAGGAG tatTATAGTATCAGTCCGTGAAACATGCGGTGACTGGGCGCGAGGCTGCGAACCGCAACAAGATCCGGCGCTGCGGGGAAAGAAAGATGCCGACGCTAGTTTTACTATCAAAGTGCCTAGGCGGAATGTTG GCCCATCAACCACGCAGCTGTACATGGTGCGTACACAGCTCGAAGCCCTAATCTCGGACAAGTCCGGGGGGCGAAGGACCCTGCGGAAAGACCTTGATGCGGCTGTACTGCAACAGATTGAGACGTTCCACAGGCAGAGCTTCTATTGGACGTACCTGCTCAATTTGGCTG ATTCCTTGTCAAAATGCTGTGATCTTTCTCAACTGTGGTATCGTGAATTCTACTTGGAAATGACTATGGGAAGGAAAGTTAAT AAATGCACAGTACGCCATCAGCACAACGAAGAGTGCAACGATCTCATAACAATGGAGAAGAGAATACAGTTCCCCATAGAGATGTCGATGCCGTGGATACTCACCGACCACATACTGAGGAGCAAGGAGCCCGCCATGATGGA ATACGTCCTGTACCCGTTAGATCTATACAACGATTCCGCCCAGTACGCGCTTACAGTTTTCAAAAAACAATTCCTGTACGACGAAGTAGAAGCCGAAGTTAATCTGTGCTTCGATCAGTTTGTGTATAAACTGTCTGAGTTGGTGTACTCGCATTATAAACAACTGGCCGCTAG CATGCTGCTCGATAAACGCTACCGTGCTGAATGCGCGGCTCGCGGGGCTAGCACTGGTTGCGGCGCCGGGCGTTACGCGTCTCTGCTTCGGCAGCGGCATGTCGCACTGCTCGGGCGGCACGTCGATCTGTGCGCGTTG GTCGCACAAAGAATCAACGCAGATATGCACCGAGCGCTCGACGCAGCAGTCGCTAAGTTCGAAGCGGGAGATATTACTGGTGTAGTG GAGCTAGAAGGTCTAATAGCCGTGAACCGTCTCTGCCACAAGCTGCTCAGTCGCTATCTCACACTCGACGAGTTCGACGCGATATTGCGCGAGTCGGATCACGGTGTTTTAGCGCCGTACGGTAGAATCACACTCCACGTGTTCTGGGAGTTGAATTATGATTTCCTACccaattattgttataatgcCGCTACTGATCG TTTCGTAAAATGTCGCGGCATACAATTCGCGCCAGGAGTACAAAGAGAGAAGCCACAACAATATGGCCACGCTATGTTGTGGGGCTCGAAACAATTGAGCTTGGCGTATTCGGCACAATATGCACAGTATAATG GTTTCGTCGGCGCGCAACACTTGCACGCCCTGGTCCGTCTACTGGGCTACCAAGGCGTGGCCGTAGTAGTCGGCGAACTGCTGGGAGTAGCCCGCGGTCTACTGCACGGCACGTTGGCGCAGTTCACACGGGCACTGCACGCGGCCATGCCGAGGCATTGCAAGCTGCCGCGATACGACTACGGGTCTAACG GTGTGCTAGGCTACTACCACGCGCAGCTCACAGACATAGTGCAGTATCCGGACGCGCGCACGGAACTGTTCCACGCGTTCCGCGAACTTGGCAACATTATATTGTTCTGTATGCTGATTGAACAG gCGCTCAGTCAAGAAGAGGTCACGGATTTGCTACACGCTGCACCTTTCCAAAATATCTTGCCACGACCTTATACTGCTG agGGAGAGAAACCGGAGACAAAGCAAAAGCGTCTCGAGGCTAAATACGCAGCTCTGCAAATTGTGCAGAACGTAGAAAAATATGGAACCGCCAAG CAAAGCCAGCTGTCCCGCGAGGGCGACCTGCTCACCCGCGAGCGTCTCTGCTGCGGACTCTCTCTCTTCTCCGTAGTTCTCCGTCGTCTCCGAGCCTGTCTCTCCGCCCCGCAGTGGCCCGCACCGCCCGCACCGCACCACGCCCCGCTGCATACTGACGACACTAGCGAGTTTCACAG ATTGTGGTCAGCCCTACAGTTCCTGTACTGCATTCCAGTTGGTGACACACAGTTCACTGTGGA GGAGCTCTTCGGCGAAGGCCTACACTGGGCCGGGTGTACTATAATAGCCCTTCTCGGGCAACAGCGCCGTTTCGAAGCCCTAGACTTTTGCTATCACATCTTGAGGGTCCAACGCGTTGATGGGAAAGATGAACTTGTTAAGGGCATT cCGCTGAAACGCATGGTCGATCGCATCAGGCGGTTCCAAGTGCTAAACTCACAAATTTTCAGCGTACTAGCTCGACACTTGGCTGCGGCTGACGATGAGAGAGCGGGAGTCGAACATGTGCGGTGTTTCCCGCCGCCGTCTACTAATGCGGCGTAG
- the LOC123704631 gene encoding cytoplasmic FMR1-interacting protein isoform X2: protein MSVSEKVSLSDALSNVDVLDELTLPDEQPCIEAAPCSILYQANFDTNFEDRNGFVTGIAKYIEEATIHANLNELLEEGNAHAVMLYTWRCCSRAIPQPRSNEQPDRVHIYERTVQVLAPEVDKLLQFMYFQRKAIERFCGEVRRLCHAEKRRDFVSEAYLLTLGKFVNMFAVLDELKNMKSSVKNDYSTYRRAAQFLKVMSDSQSLQESQNLSMFLATQNKIRDTVKDALEKINGYEDLLADVVNICVHMYETKMYLTPSEKHMLVKVMGFGLFLMDSDACNINRLDQKKKIKLDRIDRIFKNLEVVPLFGDMQIAPFNYIKRSKHYDPSKWPLSSSPNPPSPQADLMVHLPQIREEHQNYISELARYSNEVTTTFKEAGSDTENRAVADLCLRGLQLLSSWCSVLTELCSWKLLHPTDHATNPRCPPDAEEYERATRYNYSSEEKFATIEVIAMIKGLQVLVARMETVFADAARRAIYAELQDFVQLMLREPLRKAIKNKKDLIRSIIVSVRETCGDWARGCEPQQDPALRGKKDADASFTIKVPRRNVGPSTTQLYMVRTQLEALISDKSGGRRTLRKDLDAAVLQQIETFHRQSFYWTYLLNLADSLSKCCDLSQLWYREFYLEMTMGRKVNKCTVRHQHNEECNDLITMEKRIQFPIEMSMPWILTDHILRSKEPAMMEYVLYPLDLYNDSAQYALTVFKKQFLYDEVEAEVNLCFDQFVYKLSELVYSHYKQLAASMLLDKRYRAECAARGASTGCGAGRYASLLRQRHVALLGRHVDLCALVAQRINADMHRALDAAVAKFEAGDITGVVELEGLIAVNRLCHKLLSRYLTLDEFDAILRESDHGVLAPYGRITLHVFWELNYDFLPNYCYNAATDRFVKCRGIQFAPGVQREKPQQYGHAMLWGSKQLSLAYSAQYAQYNGFVGAQHLHALVRLLGYQGVAVVVGELLGVARGLLHGTLAQFTRALHAAMPRHCKLPRYDYGSNGVLGYYHAQLTDIVQYPDARTELFHAFRELGNIILFCMLIEQALSQEEVTDLLHAAPFQNILPRPYTAEGEKPETKQKRLEAKYAALQIVQNVEKYGTAKQSQLSREGDLLTRERLCCGLSLFSVVLRRLRACLYVLPQCLYHCLSVYFFLISSFFYYIGPISSLISSSPILVSISSLISPSPILVSNFSLI from the exons TTACTTTGCCTG ATGAGCAGCCCTGCATCGAAGCTGCACCTTGCTCCATCCTCTATCAAGCAAACTTTGACACAAATTTCGAAGATCGTAATGGCTTTGTCACTGGCATCGCTAAGTATATTGAGGAGGCTACTATACATGCCAACTTG AACGAACTCCTCGAAGAAGGCAACGCACATGCCGTCATGCTGTACACATGGCGTTGTTGCAGTCGAGCGATACCACAACCGCGTTCGAATGAACAACCAGACAGAGTTCATATATATGAGAGGACGGTGCAAGTGTTGGCCCCGGAGGTCGATAAACTACTGCAGTTTATGTATTTTcag cgTAAAGCGATAGAAAGATTCTGCGGCGAAGTCCGTAGGTTGTGTCACGCAGAGAAACGAAGAGATTTCGTATCGGAAGCGTATCTATTAACGCTTGGCAAGTTTGTGAACATGTTCGCTGTTTTGGacgaattgaaaaatatgaaaagctcggttaaaaatgattattcTACATATAGACG AGCGGCACAATTTCTAAAAGTGATGTCCGACAGTCAAAGTTTGCAAGAATCGCAGAATCTGTCTATGTTCCTCGCTACCCAGAATAAAATTAGGGACACAGTTAAGGACGCCCTTGAAAAGATTAACG GTTATGAAGATCTTTTGGCTGACGTTGTGAATATATGCGTGCATATGTATGAAACTAAAATGTATCTGACGCCGTCTGAAAAACATATGCTTGTAAAg GTAATGGGCTTCGGTCTATTTCTAATGGACTCAGATGCTTGCAATATCAACAGATTGGATCAAAAGAAAAAGATTAAGTTGGACAGGATTGATAGAATTTTTAAG aacCTCGAAGTGGTACCGCTTTTTGGAGATATGCAAATAGCACCCTTCAATTATATCAAGAGATCGAAACATTATGATCCAAGCAA GTGGCCGCTATCATCAAGCCCGAACCCACCGTCTCCGCAAGCCGACCTGATGGTCCACCTGCCTCAAATACGTGAAGAACACCAGAATTATATATCCGAATTGGCCAGATATAGCAACGAG GTGACAACAACATTCAAAGAAGCGGGTTCGGACACGGAAAACCGTGCAGTCGCCGATCTGTGCTTACGCGGCTTACAACTCCTCTCATCTTGGTGTTCAGTACTAACTGAACTGTGTTCTTGGAAGTTGTTGCATCCCACAGACCACGCTACCAACCCGAGGTGTCCGCCTGACGCTGAGGAGTATGAGAGG GCGACTCGCTACAACTACAGTTCTGAAGAGAAATTTGCCACAATCGAAGTGATAGCCATGATAAAAGGGTTACAAGTGTTAGTGGCTCGAATGGAGACAGTTTTCGCTGACGCAGCAAGAAGGGCTATATATGCGGAGTTGCAGGATTTCGTGCAATTAATGTTAAGGGAGCCGTTGAGAAAGGCTATTAAGAACAAGAAGGATTTGATAAGGAG tatTATAGTATCAGTCCGTGAAACATGCGGTGACTGGGCGCGAGGCTGCGAACCGCAACAAGATCCGGCGCTGCGGGGAAAGAAAGATGCCGACGCTAGTTTTACTATCAAAGTGCCTAGGCGGAATGTTG GCCCATCAACCACGCAGCTGTACATGGTGCGTACACAGCTCGAAGCCCTAATCTCGGACAAGTCCGGGGGGCGAAGGACCCTGCGGAAAGACCTTGATGCGGCTGTACTGCAACAGATTGAGACGTTCCACAGGCAGAGCTTCTATTGGACGTACCTGCTCAATTTGGCTG ATTCCTTGTCAAAATGCTGTGATCTTTCTCAACTGTGGTATCGTGAATTCTACTTGGAAATGACTATGGGAAGGAAAGTTAAT AAATGCACAGTACGCCATCAGCACAACGAAGAGTGCAACGATCTCATAACAATGGAGAAGAGAATACAGTTCCCCATAGAGATGTCGATGCCGTGGATACTCACCGACCACATACTGAGGAGCAAGGAGCCCGCCATGATGGA ATACGTCCTGTACCCGTTAGATCTATACAACGATTCCGCCCAGTACGCGCTTACAGTTTTCAAAAAACAATTCCTGTACGACGAAGTAGAAGCCGAAGTTAATCTGTGCTTCGATCAGTTTGTGTATAAACTGTCTGAGTTGGTGTACTCGCATTATAAACAACTGGCCGCTAG CATGCTGCTCGATAAACGCTACCGTGCTGAATGCGCGGCTCGCGGGGCTAGCACTGGTTGCGGCGCCGGGCGTTACGCGTCTCTGCTTCGGCAGCGGCATGTCGCACTGCTCGGGCGGCACGTCGATCTGTGCGCGTTG GTCGCACAAAGAATCAACGCAGATATGCACCGAGCGCTCGACGCAGCAGTCGCTAAGTTCGAAGCGGGAGATATTACTGGTGTAGTG GAGCTAGAAGGTCTAATAGCCGTGAACCGTCTCTGCCACAAGCTGCTCAGTCGCTATCTCACACTCGACGAGTTCGACGCGATATTGCGCGAGTCGGATCACGGTGTTTTAGCGCCGTACGGTAGAATCACACTCCACGTGTTCTGGGAGTTGAATTATGATTTCCTACccaattattgttataatgcCGCTACTGATCG TTTCGTAAAATGTCGCGGCATACAATTCGCGCCAGGAGTACAAAGAGAGAAGCCACAACAATATGGCCACGCTATGTTGTGGGGCTCGAAACAATTGAGCTTGGCGTATTCGGCACAATATGCACAGTATAATG GTTTCGTCGGCGCGCAACACTTGCACGCCCTGGTCCGTCTACTGGGCTACCAAGGCGTGGCCGTAGTAGTCGGCGAACTGCTGGGAGTAGCCCGCGGTCTACTGCACGGCACGTTGGCGCAGTTCACACGGGCACTGCACGCGGCCATGCCGAGGCATTGCAAGCTGCCGCGATACGACTACGGGTCTAACG GTGTGCTAGGCTACTACCACGCGCAGCTCACAGACATAGTGCAGTATCCGGACGCGCGCACGGAACTGTTCCACGCGTTCCGCGAACTTGGCAACATTATATTGTTCTGTATGCTGATTGAACAG gCGCTCAGTCAAGAAGAGGTCACGGATTTGCTACACGCTGCACCTTTCCAAAATATCTTGCCACGACCTTATACTGCTG agGGAGAGAAACCGGAGACAAAGCAAAAGCGTCTCGAGGCTAAATACGCAGCTCTGCAAATTGTGCAGAACGTAGAAAAATATGGAACCGCCAAG CAAAGCCAGCTGTCCCGCGAGGGCGACCTGCTCACCCGCGAGCGTCTCTGCTGCGGTCTCTCTCTCTTCTCCGTAGTTCTCCGTCGGCTGCGAGCCTGTCTCTATGTCTTACCACAGTGtttatatcattgtttaaGTGTCTATTTCTTCCTCATTTCCTcctttttctattatatagGGCCTATTTCTTCCCTAATATCCTCTTCTCCTATTTTAGTGTCTATTTCTTCCTTAATATCCCCTTCTCCTATTTTAGTGTCAAATTTCTCCCTAATTTGA